The Geobacillus genomosp. 3 genome segment GCCCATGCGCCGGCGGTCACGATGACGGCGTCCGCTTCGTAGTTTGCCCCGTCGATTTCGACGCCGATAATGCGTGAATCTCGGTGACGCAGCTGGGCGTTCCCGCGCATGTAGACAGCGCCAAGCTTTTGGGCGGCGTTGAGAAGGGCGGTGCGCAGCGCCCGGCCGTTGACGCGGGCCGCTCCGCTCACATAAACGGCGTGATACCCGTCAGCGAGCGGCGGAAACCATTCCTTTGTCTCCATCGGGCCAAGCCGCACGATTTCTCCCATTTCCGGCGCCTCTTTTCGCCGCTCAAGGGCGCGCGTTTCCAGTTGCTCGAGCTTCTGTTCGTCTGTATGCAGGCAAAGCGCCCCGACGCGCGCATAGCCGGTATTCGTTTCCCCGAGCGCTTGCAGTTCTTCTATGAGGGAGAGGTAAAACGTCGCCCCGCTTTTGGCTAACCGGTACCATTTTTTGTTCCGGCGCTGCGACAGCCAAGGGCAGACGATCCCTGCCGCCGCATCGGTCGCCTGCCCTTTGTCACCGCGGTCGACAATCATGACGGTTGCCCCTTCTTTAGCCAAATGGTAGGCAGCAGAGGCCCCTAAAATGCCGGCTCCGACGATGATGTACTTCATTCATGAACACCTTTTCCTTTTTTCTACTAGCATACCATACACGGCGCCAATCGGGAACTGATGTGGACCGGCCCGAAAGCCGGCAGGAATCAAAAAGACAATGGGGTCAAAAGGGGGCAGGCATATTTTTTCCGTAAAAGATTTCATCCATCTCCCTTCTCAGCTTGGTGGTTGTTTCGTTCGCCTCTTGTTCGCTTAAGTCCGCTTTTGCATAGCCAAACAAGTAGTTGTCCAAGTCAAACTGTTTTAACTTGCATTTTGTGTGAAAAATATTCTCTTGGTAAATGTTTACGTCGATCATATCGTACTTTTCGCGAATGTGCCCCGGGATATAATCTTGAATTGATGTAATGTCATGGTCGATAAATAGCTTGTATCCGTGAATGTCGCGTGTAAATCCGCGCACGCGGTAGTCGATAATCATAATGTCGGCGTCAAATGAATGAATCAAATAGTCGAGCGCTTTGAGCGGCGAAATTTCCCCGCACGTGACGACATCAATATCGGCGCGGAACGTGCTAATTCCGTCATTCGGATGGTATTCCGGGTATGTATGGACGGTGATATGGCTTTTGTCGAGCGACAGCACCACCGCTTCTGGCAAAGGGCCGTCATCTTCGGGCACCTCGACGACCGGCCCTTCGGAAACGAGCATCGTCACGCTCGCGCCCTGCGGAACGTAATCTTGTTTGGCGATGTTTAACACATGGGCGCCGATCATATCGGCGACACGTCTTAAAATATTCGTCAGCCGCTCGGCATTGTACACGTCGTCAATATATTCGATATACGCCTCCCGCTCCTTCGCCGTTTTCGTATAGCAAATATCGTACATATTGAAGCTGAGTGATTTCGTCAAGTTGTTGAACCCGTGCAGCTTGACGCGCGGTGTTTTGTTCATCGACGGGACCCATCCTTTCGTTTTTTCTTAATTTGTCCCGTTGCTGGCGAAGATAGTAATTTTTCATTTAACATCTTTCCGAAAGAAGTCTCCCACTTCTAAACGAAGTGAAAGTGGGAGATGAATTTCGGTTAGGTGTAGCCTAAGGTTGTCTCTTTTTTTCTGTGAAAATAATGAATCCATGAGCGGTTATTTTCATGCTTGGGTGGCGAGTAAAAGCTTACTCATGGATGTTTTCTGTGAAAATCCATAAAACCCGGTCAACTCTGTATATCCTGTGATCAGTTTGGATACACTACAAATGGCCAAAAAAGACAACAGGAAAGCAGAGGTGCCTTATTTTTAGGCATCTCGTATATTCTGTATTCATTTTGGCTATACTAACTTACTTGTGGTCCCCAAAACGGTTCTTTTCGGGAAAGCATGCAGTAAATGGTGACAAGCATTCGGTGCGCGATCGCAACGAGTGCTTTTTTCTTTCCCCGGCGAGCCGCCAATGACCAAAATTTCGCCGCCAACGGTTGATTCCTGCATCGGGATAACGCCCATGCCGCCTCGCATAACGCGGATTTAATATGAGGATTACCCTTTACCGTTCGTGTACTTTTGCGTTTTCCAGCGCTTTCGTGATTTCCCGGGGCCACCCCAGCCCAAGAAGCGAGGCGCTGCGGTGTCGGGAACTGTCCCATATCCACTCCGATTTCGGCGATGATGACGGCGGCGGTTTCCTTTTTCACTCCAGGAATCGTCATCAGAAGATCCACTTCCTGTTGATACGGTTGTAAGAGATGGTCGATGCGTTGGTCCATCTCCTGAATCAAGCTTTCCAAATACTCGATGTGCTTCCACGATTGGCGAATCATGAACAACTCATGTTCGGTTAATGTCCCAAAGAGCGATTCCTGAATTTGTTGCTTTTTCCCTTTCATTCTTCCGTGAAGGCAAGCGTCGATATCGGCTTCTTCGATGTACCCCTGTTCCATTAAACGGGTCAAGAGTTTTCGGCCCGATACTCCGAAGATGTCGGAAATCACCGTACCCAGCTTGATATTGGAACACTCCAATACTTTATGAATTCGGTTTTTTTCCGCAATCAATTGACCCACCCACTTTTTGCGTAAACGGGTCAAGTCCCGCAATTCTCGAATTGGCGCGGGTGGCACAAAACTCTTTTCAATCAGTCCATAACGCAATAATTTAGCGATCCATTCCGCATCGGATACATCCGTTTTTCTCCCTGGGACATTCTTGATTCGCTGAGCGTTGGCCAAGGTAATGTCAAAGTAGTCCTCTAAAATGTTAAAGACCGGTTTCCAGTAAACCCCCGTACTCTCCATCGCTAGATGAGTGATTTCTCGATCCTCGAGCCATTTCAGGAGGCGAAACAAGTCTTTGGTAAACGTCGAAAACGTTTCGATCTCCTTTTGAATGTGGTCTTCTTCTCCCCAAAGCGCACAAACGACAATCGTTTTGGCATGAACATCTAAACCTGCGCAACGATGATAAAGCACATCCATGATCCGGACTCCTTCCATTGATGAATTCGCAAACAGTGAGTCCACTTGTTCGTTGGGCATTTTTCTGTTCGTAGTCACCTTTTCCAAATGAAAAGGGCTTACAATGGGTGGAACACCAAATGGACTCAAACAGTTTTTTGTACAGGGTCGAACCACCATTAAAAAGCACGTCTTTCCAAACTGTTTGCGTTCATCCTCCATTATGGAAGGAGCATTCCCGTTAGGAGCTTTTCCGGGGACTTGATCAAAAAAAGCCCTCTTGGTATGATGCAGGGGTGCCAAACAATACCTACCATCATGCCAAGGAGGACTTCAGATGAATTGTACACAAAATCAGAAAATCAATCAAGTCACGGAACACACATTGGTCGTGGGCATCGATATCGCGAAACGAACCCACTACGCCTGCTTCGTGGATGACCGGGGGCGCGTGCTTCGCAAGTCGTTCCCGATCTTCCAGTCGAAAGAGGGGTTTCAACAGCTGTATGAAGCGATCCAGGAGGGGAGGAAAGCGTTCGGGAAGGCACAGGTGATCGTCGCCGTGGAGCCGACCGGGCACTACTGGTTGAACCTGGCCTACTTCCTCGAGGAAAACGGGATCCCGCTGGTCATGGTCAACCCGGCGCATGTGTGCCGGTCGAAAGAACTCGATGACAACCTGCCGACGAAACACGACGCCAAAGACGCCCTGGTCATCGCCAGGCTGGCGAAAGACGGGCGATTCCTCGTCCCCCGGCTGCTGCACGAGATCGAAGCGGATTTGCGCGTCGGGAGCACGCTCAAAGAGAAGCTCCGGAAGGAACAGGCGGCGGTGAAAAACGCGATCATCTGTTGGACGGATCGGTATTTTCCAGAGTTTTGGACCGTGTTTCGCGACCTGGGGAAAACAGCGCTGGCGGTGCTGGAGTGGACGCCGCTTCCGGCCGATATGGCGGGTCGGACCGCCGAGGAGCTTCTGGAGGCGTACCGGCAAAGCGAAGGGCTGAAATGCCCGCAGAAAGCGAAAATTCAGGCGTTGATCGACGCCGCGAAGGGCTCGATTGGGGTGACGGAAGGGACGACGATGGCCCGGTTTGAGATCGCCGCGCTCGTCCGCCAATACCGCCAGTTCGAGGCCGAAATCGCAGCGTTGGACGCCGAGTTGAAGGCATTGGTTCAAACAACGATGGAGTATCAATGGCTGAAAACGGTCGACGGGTTGGGAGATGCCACGATCATCGATCTGCTGGCGGAGATCGGCAGTTTTGCCCACTATCGGGACCCGCGTCAATTGGTGAAATTGGCGGGCCTGACGCTCAAGGAGAACTCCTCCGGCCAGCGCAAAGGGCAAAAGCACATCTCGAAGCGGGGACGGAAACGGCTGCGATCGGTGCTGTTTCGGGCGGTGATTCCGCTGATCCGGCACAATGAGGCGTTTCGCGAGCTGCATGAGTACTATACGACCCGGCCCGTCAACCCGCTGACCGGAAAGCAGTCCATCGTCGCGTTATGCCGAAAGCTGTTGAATGTGCTGTTTGCGATTTGCACGAAGAAACAAGCGTTTGACGCGGAGCGAATGAGGCAGGACGTCTTGTCCCATGTTCCACACCGGGCGGCCTAAGGCCTCCCCCCACGAACGGAAGAAGTGTTGGACAACAGGATGACACCGGAGAAGCTGGCGTGATCTCATCCATTCGACCTCGAGTCCCGAAAGGAGCTTGGCCGGCCTCCGCCTGATGACGAGACCGAACGAGGGAATGTTGGCGCAAAGACGCCCGGAGACATGGGAGGGTTCGTCCTCATCAGCGATGCGGAGATCCAAGGGTGCATCGAATACACTTCCTCCCACTTCAGGAAAATGGATCCAGGCGTGGCCACGAAGCGCACCCTAGGTCTGTAAGATATCCACAAAACTGAAAAAGGATGTAAGGGATTTTGTCGAAAAATATTTTTTCGGCACCCCTGAGAGGCCGAAAAGCCTTGATATATCAACATTTCTAGAGGGAGGAAGTATGATGCCTCCACATAGCGAATCAAAAACCCTTTGTTTTCGGCAGCTGCCTCTCGCTATGTTATGTATGAAAACAAGAAAGCCTTTGGCTCAGGCAATTTGTCATAATGGCAAAAAACTCCCAATACATATAAACTGTTCAGGAAAAATGGGGGGATGATGATGACGCGGAAAGCGAAAACAGTGAGTGTCATCAATTGGAAGGGGGGAGTAGGGAAGACGACATTGACCTACCATTTAGCCGTTGGGTTACAGCACTTATCCCGTGATCAACTTGAACCGCTGGCCTACAAAAATATGCCTCCAAAAGTCCTGCTTGTTGACGCTGATGCCCAGTGCAACCTTTGCATTTCCTGCCTAACGGCGGAGCAGTTTGAACATATGATCTATCGGGATAAGGCCGGCACGCTAAAAGACTTAATCAAACACTTTTTAGAGAACGAGCGGCCGCCTGTCGATGTTCACGACTATATTTTGCCCTCTTGTGTACGAAGCGGGAATGATGAAGTATATACAAATATCGATTTGCTTCCTTCACACCCGGACTTAATCTACACCGATATGAACATTGCCGTCTATTCGAGGCCGAACTTTCGAAAGCAGCTTCTCGGCTCTGATCTTTATAAGTTCCAGCTGTTGGACAACATTTTGAACACCGTCAAACACGAGTATGATTTTATTTTCATCGACTGCCCGCCCAATTTAAACTATGTAACGCAAAATGCCCTGTACGCCAGCGACTGCTACTTGATTCCCACCATCCCCGACAAACTCTCTTCGTACGGTATTTTATCCATTATTCACAAGGTGAACGACCTAAATCAAATGTTTCGCTCCGCTGTCAAAGGCTACACTGATACAAAGCTGGTCGGCATTGTCCTAAACCAGATTCGCGAATATGGAAACAAACCGAAAGATACACAAGCATATATTATTAATATCTTAAAAAGCATGTTCCATACAGAGATTTTCGAAAACTATTTAACCTACGGAGACGGGATCCCCAAAGCGTCTGCCTTCGGCTATCCGGTATTCGCCCTGGCGCGTTCGCATCCCAACTCCGAAAAACAAAGCCAATGTGTCAAAAACATCACTTTTGAATTTGTGACATACTCCCACCACCTACGCTTCGCTTAGAGGTGGGGGCTTCTCGGGTAATCCCATCTCATGATGGGAAGTTGACCGAGCGATCCCCGTGTGCCCCACGGTTCGAGGACAAGTTAGACTATCGCTAATCGTTTCATGCCCTCCTGTTTGATATTGATGGCCGCATTGACGTCCCTGTCGCTCTCGAATCCACATTCACAGCGGAATGTACGCTCAGAAAGCGATAGAGACTTCCTCACTTTGCCGCAGCACGAACAAGTTTTCGATGATGGAAACCATTTGTCGATTTTGATCAGCTTCTTCCCCTGTTCGGCCAACTTGTACTGAAGGAAAGAGGTGAACATGCCCCAGCCATTGTCATGAACGCTTTGACCGAAATGGAGGGCTTGGGACATTCCCTTCATGTTGAGGTCTTCGATGACCACGCAATCATAAAGTTTCGCTAATTTGTGCGACTCCTTATGCAGAAAGTCCTTGCGCTGGTTGGCCATTTTCTCATGCAACTTCGCTACTTTCAGACGCTGTTTATGCCAACGATTCGAGCCTTTCTTTTTACGAGACAATTTACGCTGTTCTTTCGCTAATTTTTCCAATGCTTTGCGATAGAATCGAGGATAATTGGCTCTCTTCCCCTCGCTATCGACATACAGCGTACTCATGGAAAAGTCAAGCCCAACAACCGTTTGTACTTCTTTTGGTGCCGGTTGATGTTCGTACTCTGTGAGAATCGAAATATAGTATTTTCCTGTTTTTGTTTTCGTGATCGTACAAGCCTTGATGATATGGTGGGCAGGAATCTCCCGGTGTTGCCTGAGCTTGATCCATTTCAGTTTGGGCAACTTGATATAGCCATCTGAAAGCTTCATGTTGCCATTCACCACATTTGTGGTGTACGACTGTTTCGCCTTGCGGTTTTTGAGCTTTGGAAATCCAGCGCGGCCAGAAAAGAAGTTTTGAAACGCTTTTTGCAAATTCAATTGGGCGTTTGCCAGCGCAAGGCTATCCACTTCTTTTAGCCAAGGAAACTCCTTTTTGTACTTGGCAGGGGTCGGAAATTTTTGCTGTTTCAAGGATTCTTTATCGTCCTTGAACTTTTCAAACAGTTGTATGCGCTCTTCAAGCATTTTGTTATACACGAAACGGACACAACCGAAGGTTTTGGCGAGCAGTTGTTCTTGTTCTTTTGTTGGGTATAGACGGAACTGATAGGCTTTGTTGGCCATATCGACACCACATCACTTCATACCTTGATGTTCTATATAGTTTTTTATTACTTCAATGGGCGCACCACCCGTTGTAAGCAGGCAAAAGCTTCTTGACCAAAAATATTCTTTCCACCGTTTTCTTTTCACTTGCGGAAAATGCTTTTTGATCAGTCGAGAACTTGCACTTTTATAGGCATTGATGAACGTTGATCATTCCCTATTTGGGTGTGCTTTGAACAAAATATGCACATGGTCCATATCGTGATTCCATTCGATCAAGGAAATATTGTAATTTTTACCCAATCTCACAAACATATCTTTTGCATAGTCAGATATGGTATCATCCATCACTTGTCTGCGATATTTTACAACGAGAACAAGATGATCATATTGATGTTCTATATAGTTTTTTATTACTTCAATGGGCGCACCACCCGTTGTAAGCAGGCAAAAGCTTCTTGACCAAAAATATTCTTTCCACCGTTTTCTTTTCACTTGCGGAAAATGCTTTTTGATCAGTCGAGAACTTGCACTTTTATAGGCATTGATGAACGTTGATCATTCCCTATTTGGGTGTGCTTTGAACAAAATATGCACATGGTCCATATCGTGATTCCATTCGATCAAGGAAATATTGTAATTTTTACCCAATCTCACAAACATATCTTTTGCATAGTCAGATATGGTATCATCCATCACTTGTCTGCGATATTTTACAACGAGAACAAGATGATCATACAACAGGAACACTGAATGGTTATTATTGTCTAATTTCATTGATACAACAGCCTTTCATTTTTCTAAAACTGATTATATCATAACCCACAAAAAACATCCATGAGTAAATTTTACTCCCCACCCAGGCATGAAAATCCATCTCTCCCTCTAGAAATGTTGATATATCAAGGCTTTTCGGCCTCTCAGGGGTGCCGAAAAAATATTTTTCGACAAAATCCCTTACATCCTTTTTCAATTTTGTGGATATCTTACAGACCTAGGGTGCGCTTCGTGGCCACGCCTGGATCCATTTTCCTGACGTGGGAGGAAGTGTATTCGATGCACCCTTGGATCTCCGCATCGCTGATGAGGACGAACCCTCCCATGTCTCCGGGCGTCTTTGCGCCAACATTCCCTCGTTCGGTCTCGTCATCAGGCGGAGGCCGGCCAAGCTCCTTTCGGGACTCGAGGTCGAATGGATGAGATCACGCCAGCTTCTCCGGTGTCATCCTGTTGTCCAACACTTCTTCCGTTCGTGGGGGGAGGCCTTAGGCCGCCCGGTGTGGAACATGGGACAAGACGTCCTGCCTCATTCGCTCCGCGTCAAACGCTTGTTTCTTCGTGCAAATCGCAAACAGCACATTCAACAGCTTTCGGCATAACGCGACGATGGACTGCTTTCCGGTCAGCG includes the following:
- a CDS encoding NAD(P)/FAD-dependent oxidoreductase, whose protein sequence is MKYIIVGAGILGASAAYHLAKEGATVMIVDRGDKGQATDAAAGIVCPWLSQRRNKKWYRLAKSGATFYLSLIEELQALGETNTGYARVGALCLHTDEQKLEQLETRALERRKEAPEMGEIVRLGPMETKEWFPPLADGYHAVYVSGAARVNGRALRTALLNAAQKLGAVYMRGNAQLRHRDSRIIGVEIDGANYEADAVIVTAGAWAGELLGPLGVKFAVTPQKGQIVHLEWLTSETDRWSVVMPPNNQYMLAFPGGRIVVGTTHEDEAGMDVRATAGGIHEILDKALAVAPGLSACTYVETRVGFRPRTPGFLPVFGALPGFAGLYAANGLGSSGLTAGPYLGAELAKLVLGRPTELDPLDYNIAEALIALS
- the speD gene encoding adenosylmethionine decarboxylase, encoding MNKTPRVKLHGFNNLTKSLSFNMYDICYTKTAKEREAYIEYIDDVYNAERLTNILRRVADMIGAHVLNIAKQDYVPQGASVTMLVSEGPVVEVPEDDGPLPEAVVLSLDKSHITVHTYPEYHPNDGISTFRADIDVVTCGEISPLKALDYLIHSFDADIMIIDYRVRGFTRDIHGYKLFIDHDITSIQDYIPGHIREKYDMIDVNIYQENIFHTKCKLKQFDLDNYLFGYAKADLSEQEANETTTKLRREMDEIFYGKNMPAPF
- a CDS encoding IS110 family transposase; protein product: MDVLYHRCAGLDVHAKTIVVCALWGEEDHIQKEIETFSTFTKDLFRLLKWLEDREITHLAMESTGVYWKPVFNILEDYFDITLANAQRIKNVPGRKTDVSDAEWIAKLLRYGLIEKSFVPPAPIRELRDLTRLRKKWVGQLIAEKNRIHKVLECSNIKLGTVISDIFGVSGRKLLTRLMEQGYIEEADIDACLHGRMKGKKQQIQESLFGTLTEHELFMIRQSWKHIEYLESLIQEMDQRIDHLLQPYQQEVDLLMTIPGVKKETAAVIIAEIGVDMGQFPTPQRLASWAGVAPGNHESAGKRKSTRTVKGNPHIKSALCEAAWALSRCRNQPLAAKFWSLAARRGKKKALVAIAHRMLVTIYCMLSRKEPFWGPQVS
- a CDS encoding IS110 family transposase → MNCTQNQKINQVTEHTLVVGIDIAKRTHYACFVDDRGRVLRKSFPIFQSKEGFQQLYEAIQEGRKAFGKAQVIVAVEPTGHYWLNLAYFLEENGIPLVMVNPAHVCRSKELDDNLPTKHDAKDALVIARLAKDGRFLVPRLLHEIEADLRVGSTLKEKLRKEQAAVKNAIICWTDRYFPEFWTVFRDLGKTALAVLEWTPLPADMAGRTAEELLEAYRQSEGLKCPQKAKIQALIDAAKGSIGVTEGTTMARFEIAALVRQYRQFEAEIAALDAELKALVQTTMEYQWLKTVDGLGDATIIDLLAEIGSFAHYRDPRQLVKLAGLTLKENSSGQRKGQKHISKRGRKRLRSVLFRAVIPLIRHNEAFRELHEYYTTRPVNPLTGKQSIVALCRKLLNVLFAICTKKQAFDAERMRQDVLSHVPHRAA
- a CDS encoding ParA family protein; translated protein: MTRKAKTVSVINWKGGVGKTTLTYHLAVGLQHLSRDQLEPLAYKNMPPKVLLVDADAQCNLCISCLTAEQFEHMIYRDKAGTLKDLIKHFLENERPPVDVHDYILPSCVRSGNDEVYTNIDLLPSHPDLIYTDMNIAVYSRPNFRKQLLGSDLYKFQLLDNILNTVKHEYDFIFIDCPPNLNYVTQNALYASDCYLIPTIPDKLSSYGILSIIHKVNDLNQMFRSAVKGYTDTKLVGIVLNQIREYGNKPKDTQAYIINILKSMFHTEIFENYLTYGDGIPKASAFGYPVFALARSHPNSEKQSQCVKNITFEFVTYSHHLRFA
- a CDS encoding RNA-guided endonuclease InsQ/TnpB family protein — protein: MANKAYQFRLYPTKEQEQLLAKTFGCVRFVYNKMLEERIQLFEKFKDDKESLKQQKFPTPAKYKKEFPWLKEVDSLALANAQLNLQKAFQNFFSGRAGFPKLKNRKAKQSYTTNVVNGNMKLSDGYIKLPKLKWIKLRQHREIPAHHIIKACTITKTKTGKYYISILTEYEHQPAPKEVQTVVGLDFSMSTLYVDSEGKRANYPRFYRKALEKLAKEQRKLSRKKKGSNRWHKQRLKVAKLHEKMANQRKDFLHKESHKLAKLYDCVVIEDLNMKGMSQALHFGQSVHDNGWGMFTSFLQYKLAEQGKKLIKIDKWFPSSKTCSCCGKVRKSLSLSERTFRCECGFESDRDVNAAINIKQEGMKRLAIV